A single genomic interval of Pyrobaculum arsenaticum DSM 13514 harbors:
- a CDS encoding 30S ribosomal protein S17, whose amino-acid sequence MTSIKLQSRPRPGDTFTLPSGKVVEVRDIGIPWILSPAAVCDDPLCPWHGHLKVRLKLLEVTVEKTRMRKAAVVVHEWLHYIRKYNRYERRRRKLHVRVPECIEVKPGDKVIIAETRPLSKTISWVVIGKKEDVTEWKAKHETLQV is encoded by the coding sequence ATGACGTCGATAAAGCTACAGTCAAGACCGCGCCCGGGGGACACCTTTACTCTGCCCAGCGGCAAGGTGGTAGAGGTGAGGGATATAGGCATACCCTGGATATTGTCGCCTGCCGCCGTATGCGACGACCCTCTGTGCCCGTGGCATGGCCACCTCAAAGTTCGCCTTAAGTTGCTGGAAGTGACTGTCGAGAAGACGAGGATGCGCAAAGCAGCCGTCGTGGTCCACGAGTGGCTCCACTACATCAGGAAGTACAACAGGTACGAGCGGCGGAGGAGGAAGCTACACGTGAGAGTTCCCGAGTGCATAGAGGTCAAGCCCGGCGACAAGGTAATTATTGCCGAGACAAGGCCCCTCTCTAAGACCATTTCCTGGGTCGTTATCGGTAAGAAGGAGGACGTCACGGAGTGGAAGGCCAAACACGAGACTCTCCAGGTGTAG
- a CDS encoding NAD(P)/FAD-dependent oxidoreductase, translated as MEADYDVIIVGAGIAGLSAALYAARQRLKTLVISKDLGGQLNMTTLIENYPAIAKISGPELAKRVEQQARAFGAEAIFDEVKTVEKQGDVFVVKTEGGDEYKALAVVLAFGKTPKELNVPGEAKFKNKGVSYCTICDAPFFKGQDVALVSWGDLAREPVTILSSVSNKFYWIFPGDKPIHDEEFIEQAKRLGKAVFMPNSEVVEIKGDAKVKAVVVKNRKTGEIQELPVSAVFIEVGYVTKSDFVKHLVDLNERGEIIADWEGRTKTPGVFAAGDIVAYPYKQAVISAAMGVAAALSATAYVMKLKGKPVHSLVDWRAEKK; from the coding sequence ATGGAGGCGGATTACGATGTGATTATTGTGGGGGCGGGGATAGCGGGTCTCTCGGCGGCTTTGTACGCGGCCAGGCAGAGGCTCAAGACTCTAGTCATTAGCAAGGATCTCGGCGGTCAGCTGAACATGACGACTCTCATCGAGAACTACCCGGCGATCGCCAAGATCTCCGGCCCCGAGCTTGCCAAGCGCGTTGAACAACAGGCTAGGGCCTTCGGCGCAGAGGCCATCTTCGACGAGGTGAAGACGGTGGAGAAGCAGGGCGACGTCTTCGTGGTGAAGACGGAGGGGGGCGACGAGTACAAGGCGTTGGCAGTAGTCCTGGCCTTCGGCAAGACGCCGAAGGAGCTGAACGTCCCAGGGGAGGCCAAGTTCAAGAACAAGGGCGTCTCCTACTGCACCATTTGCGACGCGCCGTTTTTCAAGGGCCAAGACGTGGCGCTGGTGAGCTGGGGGGACTTGGCCAGGGAGCCCGTAACTATCTTGTCCTCCGTCTCGAACAAATTCTACTGGATTTTCCCAGGGGATAAGCCTATACACGACGAAGAGTTTATAGAACAAGCCAAGAGGCTTGGCAAAGCCGTTTTTATGCCTAACAGCGAGGTGGTGGAGATAAAGGGCGACGCCAAGGTTAAAGCCGTGGTGGTCAAGAACAGGAAGACGGGCGAGATCCAAGAGCTACCCGTATCGGCAGTATTTATTGAAGTAGGCTACGTCACGAAAAGCGACTTCGTAAAACATCTTGTCGATTTGAATGAGAGAGGCGAGATAATAGCAGATTGGGAAGGAAGGACAAAAACACCAGGCGTCTTCGCCGCTGGCGACATCGTTGCCTATCCCTACAAACAGGCGGTAATATCGGCCGCCATGGGCGTCGCCGCCGCCCTCTCAGCCACGGCGTACGTAATGAAGCTGAAGGGCAAGCCCGTACACAGCCTAGTGGACTGGAGGGCCGAGAAAAAATAA
- the rpl12p gene encoding 50S ribosomal protein P1: MEYIYGALLLHYAKQEINEENLAKVLQAAGISPDEVRIKTLVAALKEVNIEEAIKSAAFAPVAAAPVAAPAAAASTAAAAQAPAAEKKEEEEKKGPSEEEIAGSLASLF, from the coding sequence ATGGAGTACATATACGGCGCCCTGTTGTTGCACTACGCAAAACAGGAGATAAACGAGGAGAACTTGGCAAAGGTGTTGCAAGCCGCCGGCATCTCGCCTGACGAGGTTAGGATAAAGACGCTGGTCGCAGCGCTGAAGGAGGTAAACATAGAGGAGGCAATTAAGTCCGCGGCCTTCGCCCCCGTGGCGGCCGCGCCGGTAGCCGCGCCAGCAGCTGCCGCGTCTACTGCCGCTGCTGCTCAGGCACCTGCCGCGGAGAAGAAAGAGGAGGAGGAGAAGAAGGGGCCAAGCGAGGAGGAAATCGCCGGTTCGCTGGCTTCACTGTTTTAG
- a CDS encoding MmgE/PrpD family protein: MDRVTKTLAEYAQSIDFSRVPPETRHEVKRRIIDSLAVAFAAYTAEPVAIARRAASKFPTAKGARIVGTRYQVTPDWATFVNGLMIRYHDFNDTYLSKEPLHPSDLIGAALAVGDYVGARGTDLITAIAIGYEASVTFCDGGTLRKRGWDHVNFLGIGSALAAAKLLGLDTTKTQHALAIYAVPHAAMRQTRVGELSMWKGAAAANSSRNAVFAALLAQEGFTGPYKPFEGEMAFFKQLLQGDFDFSVLKPLEEGRPPRRILDTYIKPYPVEYHAQTAVEAALRLRERVRLEEIEKIRIDTYEAAYTIIGPKDPEKWDPHTRETADHSLMWITAAALVWGPIKIEHYKDLRNPAVLSLMKKMEVNLDPELDKLYPQAFPTVITVYTRGGAKYTERVDYAKGHPKNPMTDAELEEKFNTLTRDVLPEDARKRILQMLWRLENYDISDLVEALAV; this comes from the coding sequence ATGGACAGGGTAACTAAAACCCTAGCCGAGTACGCCCAGTCCATAGACTTCTCTAGGGTGCCCCCCGAGACGCGGCACGAGGTCAAGCGGAGGATTATAGACTCGCTTGCTGTGGCCTTCGCCGCATACACCGCGGAGCCTGTCGCCATAGCCAGGAGGGCCGCGTCCAAATTCCCCACAGCCAAAGGCGCCAGGATTGTCGGCACACGCTACCAAGTCACGCCCGACTGGGCTACTTTCGTCAACGGGCTCATGATTCGCTACCACGACTTCAACGACACATATCTCAGCAAGGAGCCCCTACACCCCAGCGACTTGATAGGCGCCGCCCTCGCCGTTGGGGACTACGTCGGGGCCAGGGGCACTGACTTAATTACGGCCATCGCAATCGGCTACGAGGCCTCTGTCACTTTCTGCGACGGGGGGACTCTGCGGAAGAGGGGGTGGGACCACGTCAACTTCTTGGGCATAGGCAGCGCGCTGGCGGCGGCCAAGCTCCTTGGCCTAGATACAACAAAGACGCAACACGCCCTAGCCATCTACGCAGTGCCCCACGCCGCGATGCGCCAGACGAGGGTAGGCGAGCTCTCCATGTGGAAAGGCGCGGCCGCCGCCAACTCCAGCAGAAACGCGGTCTTCGCCGCCCTGCTGGCGCAGGAGGGCTTTACGGGGCCCTATAAGCCCTTCGAGGGGGAGATGGCCTTCTTCAAGCAACTACTCCAGGGGGACTTCGACTTCTCAGTCCTCAAGCCGCTGGAGGAGGGCAGGCCGCCCCGGAGGATACTCGACACATACATAAAGCCCTACCCCGTCGAGTACCACGCCCAGACCGCCGTCGAGGCCGCGCTGAGGCTTAGGGAGAGGGTTAGGCTCGAGGAGATAGAAAAGATCAGAATCGACACATACGAGGCGGCGTACACCATCATAGGCCCTAAGGACCCAGAGAAGTGGGACCCACACACAAGGGAGACCGCCGACCACTCGTTGATGTGGATAACGGCGGCGGCCCTCGTCTGGGGCCCCATAAAAATTGAACACTACAAGGACCTTCGCAACCCAGCTGTCCTCTCTCTGATGAAGAAGATGGAGGTGAACCTAGACCCGGAGCTGGACAAGCTGTACCCACAGGCCTTCCCCACCGTGATAACCGTCTACACGAGGGGAGGCGCCAAGTACACCGAGCGCGTCGACTACGCAAAGGGGCATCCGAAAAACCCCATGACAGACGCCGAGCTGGAGGAGAAGTTCAACACACTGACCCGCGACGTGTTGCCAGAAGACGCCAGGAAGAGGATCTTGCAAATGCTCTGGCGCCTTGAAAACTACGACATAAGCGACTTAGTAGAAGCCCTCGCAGTCTAA
- a CDS encoding phosphoesterase, protein MKHTKGNIPTPWPVPTLLIVPEKLGVATNAIVCPEGSPPGGCIENVPSDVDTYVLVDVVSLSQLPPLKGRVFKTGHRAAGDEIPGDPER, encoded by the coding sequence TTGAAACACACAAAAGGGAATATACCGACGCCCTGGCCTGTGCCAACGTTGTTAATAGTGCCAGAGAAGCTGGGCGTCGCAACCAACGCGATTGTATGTCCCGAAGGATCTCCTCCAGGCGGCTGTATAGAAAACGTGCCAAGCGACGTAGATACCTACGTGTTAGTCGACGTGGTCTCTCTAAGCCAACTCCCACCTCTCAAAGGCCGCGTCTTTAAAACAGGCCACCGCGCCGCAGGCGACGAAATACCGGGGGATCCGGAAAGATAG
- the prpB gene encoding methylisocitrate lyase produces the protein MLFRKDRAEGARLLREELGRPGIVLVPGVFNALTALMAQSLGFKAVYVSGAAVTASMALPDLGLITMDEMVRAVKYIVDAVDIPVVVDIDTGYGEALNVMRAVREFEAVGAAGVQLEDQVLPKKCGHLAGKAVIPPDEMAKKIRAAVEARRNPDFVIIARTDAVGVTGFEDAVERAKLYLEAGADVIFPEALRTEEEFAEFAKRVRAPLLANMTEFGVSPLIPARKLEEFGYKFVIFPVTALRVAMYAIREVYKTILAEGTQASWLDKMFTRKELYELIRYYDYEKIDSEISKYIDNIYKSGNALRHGQGN, from the coding sequence ATGTTGTTTAGGAAAGATAGGGCCGAGGGCGCCAGGTTGTTGAGGGAGGAGCTGGGGAGGCCGGGCATCGTGTTGGTGCCCGGCGTCTTCAACGCGTTGACCGCCCTCATGGCCCAGAGCCTAGGCTTCAAGGCGGTGTACGTATCGGGGGCGGCCGTCACGGCTTCTATGGCCCTCCCCGACCTGGGGCTGATCACCATGGACGAAATGGTGAGGGCCGTTAAGTACATCGTAGACGCCGTGGATATACCAGTGGTCGTCGACATAGATACGGGATACGGCGAGGCTCTCAACGTGATGCGCGCGGTGAGGGAGTTCGAGGCCGTGGGTGCGGCGGGGGTCCAGCTGGAGGACCAGGTACTGCCCAAGAAGTGCGGCCACCTAGCCGGCAAGGCTGTGATACCGCCAGACGAAATGGCGAAGAAAATACGCGCCGCGGTGGAGGCCCGGCGCAACCCCGACTTCGTCATTATTGCCCGCACCGATGCCGTGGGCGTGACGGGCTTCGAAGACGCCGTCGAGCGGGCTAAGCTGTACCTAGAGGCGGGGGCGGACGTCATATTCCCCGAGGCCCTCCGCACCGAGGAGGAGTTCGCCGAGTTTGCCAAGAGGGTAAGGGCGCCCCTCCTCGCCAACATGACCGAGTTCGGCGTGTCGCCTCTAATACCGGCGAGAAAGCTGGAGGAGTTCGGCTACAAGTTCGTAATCTTCCCAGTGACGGCGCTGAGGGTAGCTATGTACGCCATTAGGGAGGTGTACAAGACAATACTCGCCGAGGGGACACAGGCGTCGTGGCTTGACAAAATGTTTACGCGTAAAGAGCTGTACGAGCTGATAAGATACTACGACTACGAGAAGATAGACTCAGAAATTTCAAAATACATTGACAATATTTATAAATCGGGAAATGCGCTGAGGCATGGACAGGGTAACTAA
- a CDS encoding 30S ribosomal protein S25e, whose protein sequence is MGGKKKPTLSQLAKKAEKEKAQQPQKGKKEAKKEESPAKRTVQTLDEKVFQTIAKEVQSAKVVTPYEIASKYGIKMSVAFKVLRALRDRGDLVLVAKGHRTEIYVPANRS, encoded by the coding sequence ATGGGTGGTAAGAAGAAGCCTACTTTAAGCCAGTTGGCTAAGAAGGCCGAGAAGGAGAAGGCGCAGCAACCGCAGAAGGGTAAGAAGGAGGCGAAGAAAGAGGAGTCCCCGGCTAAGAGGACTGTGCAGACTCTAGATGAGAAGGTGTTTCAGACTATTGCAAAGGAGGTGCAGTCGGCGAAGGTCGTGACTCCTTACGAGATTGCGTCGAAGTACGGTATTAAGATGTCTGTTGCTTTCAAGGTGCTGAGAGCTCTGCGTGACAGGGGGGATCTGGTGCTTGTGGCCAAGGGGCACCGAACTGAGATCTACGTCCCCGCGAATAGGAGCTAG
- a CDS encoding DUF2208 domain-containing protein, which yields MRRVVISVLSILVFSAVLALFPQFYLQALILYFIVFFGIAIFAGLRSYRKNLASAQEIAKGRPLLEIDEKDINKTLEKDKELLNEYKNLARKSFINFMILPLSLFVAMVLFPVLPPFIEASLKPYIGPEAGRFLGYVAIFSIFAAITTAMFRPITTPKIVRHLKVYETGIVVDKSLGLKAPIEVTDYRLNENRKFIEFKTNNQIFRIYYKDVKELDNILSRLIKPLKQ from the coding sequence ATGAGGCGGGTGGTAATAAGCGTCTTGTCAATACTTGTATTCTCGGCAGTCCTTGCCCTATTCCCACAGTTCTACTTACAGGCGTTAATTCTCTACTTCATCGTGTTTTTCGGAATAGCCATATTCGCAGGTCTGCGGTCTTACAGGAAAAACTTGGCGTCTGCGCAAGAAATTGCGAAGGGGCGTCCACTGCTGGAGATAGATGAAAAAGATATAAATAAGACATTGGAAAAAGATAAGGAGCTTCTTAATGAATATAAAAATCTGGCTAGAAAGTCGTTTATTAATTTTATGATACTACCACTGTCCCTATTCGTCGCCATGGTTTTATTCCCCGTCCTACCTCCGTTTATAGAGGCGTCTCTTAAGCCGTATATAGGACCAGAGGCAGGTAGGTTTCTGGGGTACGTGGCTATTTTCAGCATATTCGCCGCCATAACAACGGCGATGTTTAGACCAATTACAACCCCCAAGATTGTTAGACATCTTAAAGTCTACGAGACGGGAATTGTCGTAGACAAGAGCCTTGGGCTGAAGGCGCCCATTGAGGTAACCGACTACCGACTAAACGAAAACAGAAAATTTATAGAATTTAAGACCAATAACCAGATTTTTAGGATTTATTACAAAGATGTAAAAGAACTGGATAACATTTTATCGAGACTTATAAAGCCGCTAAAACAGTGA
- a CDS encoding DJ-1/PfpI family protein: MAEVKPEEYDGLVIPGRRVPEYVRVVASGDVKRVVRHIFERNTPVAAICYAPATARVVKGREVTSHIAVGPEAENNGGIWVDQEVVVDGNLVTARAWLDNPAWMREFIKLLKSK; encoded by the coding sequence TTGGCCGAGGTCAAGCCCGAGGAGTACGATGGCCTCGTGATACCGGGCAGGAGGGTGCCAGAATATGTGAGGGTTGTGGCGTCTGGGGACGTCAAGAGGGTCGTGAGGCATATCTTCGAGCGCAATACGCCCGTGGCCGCCATATGCTACGCGCCAGCGACCGCTCGGGTTGTCAAGGGCAGAGAGGTGACCAGCCACATCGCCGTGGGGCCCGAGGCGGAGAACAACGGCGGCATATGGGTAGATCAAGAAGTCGTCGTAGACGGCAACTTAGTAACTGCAAGAGCTTGGCTCGACAACCCAGCATGGATGAGAGAGTTCATAAAATTACTCAAATCGAAATAA
- a CDS encoding sodium:calcium antiporter: MAEVSLVPSIGPAGVVAGIVLTLLAGLLIEQLVHYISWRYQRAATGVAAIFAPIITSSPELAIFTIALLRGEAHIAWGSIVAQPFMASTVIYPAVILTALVAWLFGKRRYKIPHVHRIVAVPLLVFTIPLLSILFLHPEKYGLYGQLYGVLLLGTYFLYAKFMLREEKIEKEAPSLWLRNPALQTVAALAAMVFGAEWMVSGIKELGAAAGLDKLALSVILVPIATVIPESIVGLIFIAKGKDDEGISVIVGEKALYSTFYPGLAMALGVYTLEPAAAQALIIAIIVSMFEIVAIWFGYFGLTAPIGLAGYLYYVACYTLHAACPQISW, encoded by the coding sequence ATGGCCGAGGTATCGTTAGTGCCCTCTATTGGACCTGCTGGGGTCGTTGCAGGTATCGTCCTCACACTTCTTGCAGGCCTGCTTATTGAGCAGTTGGTTCACTACATCTCTTGGCGTTACCAGAGGGCGGCGACGGGGGTGGCGGCGATCTTCGCACCTATTATTACATCAAGCCCCGAGCTGGCTATTTTCACAATAGCCCTACTTAGGGGCGAGGCCCACATAGCCTGGGGCTCCATAGTGGCTCAGCCCTTTATGGCCTCTACTGTGATATACCCGGCTGTTATCCTAACAGCTCTTGTGGCTTGGCTCTTCGGCAAGAGGAGGTATAAGATCCCCCACGTCCATCGCATAGTCGCCGTACCCCTGCTTGTCTTCACAATTCCGCTGTTGTCAATTCTCTTCCTGCACCCCGAGAAATACGGCTTATATGGACAACTCTACGGCGTTTTGTTGCTGGGTACATACTTCCTCTACGCCAAGTTTATGCTGAGAGAGGAGAAGATAGAGAAAGAGGCCCCCTCCCTGTGGCTTAGGAACCCGGCGTTGCAGACAGTGGCCGCCCTAGCGGCGATGGTCTTCGGCGCCGAGTGGATGGTGAGCGGGATTAAAGAGCTGGGAGCTGCTGCAGGGCTCGACAAGCTTGCGCTGTCGGTTATACTAGTGCCCATCGCAACCGTGATACCTGAGTCCATAGTTGGCCTCATCTTCATCGCCAAGGGGAAAGACGACGAAGGAATAAGCGTAATCGTGGGGGAGAAGGCGCTGTATTCGACGTTTTACCCAGGCCTCGCCATGGCTCTCGGAGTTTACACACTCGAGCCGGCGGCAGCCCAGGCCTTGATTATTGCCATTATCGTATCGATGTTTGAAATAGTGGCTATATGGTTCGGGTACTTCGGCCTAACCGCGCCAATTGGACTAGCCGGCTACTTATACTATGTGGCGTGCTACACCCTTCACGCTGCGTGTCCACAGATAAGCTGGTAG
- a CDS encoding ATP:cob(I)alamin adenosyltransferase, with protein MLTKPCLLLFACPGDKGDTVVYWRGEARAARKDDPIVKLYGALDTAIAASHKAANVLPRPQSRVMRLIAFSLMELGFYLATGRAEYLDTATALYKRALKKAYSTAPEEPLRSWIACASPECSAVDEARVWIRWVERRATSLEGTEVVVKLLNQLSNLAFEVMRTLPHIEYRHRPVV; from the coding sequence GTGCTTACCAAGCCGTGTCTTCTGCTATTTGCGTGTCCAGGGGACAAGGGGGACACCGTAGTCTACTGGAGGGGGGAGGCGCGCGCCGCGAGGAAGGACGACCCCATCGTTAAGCTCTACGGCGCTCTAGACACCGCCATTGCGGCGTCGCACAAGGCGGCGAACGTCCTCCCCAGGCCGCAGTCGCGGGTTATGAGGCTGATCGCCTTCTCGCTGATGGAGCTCGGCTTCTACCTAGCCACGGGGAGGGCGGAGTACCTTGACACAGCCACTGCGCTGTACAAGAGGGCGTTGAAGAAGGCGTATTCCACAGCCCCGGAGGAGCCGCTGAGGAGCTGGATCGCCTGCGCCTCGCCGGAGTGCTCCGCCGTGGACGAAGCCAGGGTGTGGATCCGCTGGGTGGAGAGGAGGGCCACATCGCTGGAGGGGACCGAGGTGGTGGTAAAGCTGTTGAACCAGCTGTCCAACCTCGCCTTTGAAGTCATGAGGACTCTCCCACACATAGAGTATAGGCACAGACCCGTTGTGTGA
- a CDS encoding 50S ribosomal protein L22, whose protein sequence is MPRHHSYSLSDEKVAELVFRQYGVKITPEQIAKAYAPEQRMSWKKSIEVARFITGMTLKQAKAWLEDVVKLKRPIPIKTYKKKQAHHAAPWRGWPVAKWPVKVARRYLQLLENLENNAKFKGLDADRVVIVYAAAHKGYRIPNIMPRAFGRATRFDEQTVNVEIVAAELPKEVIPKRYKLNLVKR, encoded by the coding sequence GTGCCTAGACACCACAGCTACTCCCTAAGCGATGAGAAGGTGGCGGAGCTAGTGTTCAGGCAGTACGGCGTCAAGATTACGCCCGAGCAGATAGCCAAGGCCTACGCCCCGGAGCAGAGGATGTCCTGGAAGAAGAGCATCGAGGTGGCTAGGTTCATAACTGGGATGACGCTAAAGCAGGCAAAGGCTTGGCTAGAAGACGTGGTGAAGCTTAAGAGGCCTATCCCCATCAAGACTTACAAAAAGAAGCAGGCCCACCACGCGGCGCCCTGGAGGGGGTGGCCAGTGGCTAAGTGGCCTGTAAAAGTGGCCAGGCGCTACCTACAGTTGTTGGAAAACTTGGAGAACAACGCCAAGTTCAAAGGCCTCGACGCCGATAGGGTGGTGATCGTCTACGCCGCGGCCCACAAGGGGTATAGAATACCCAACATCATGCCAAGGGCATTTGGGAGGGCCACGAGGTTCGACGAGCAGACAGTAAACGTCGAGATTGTGGCCGCCGAGTTGCCAAAAGAGGTTATACCCAAGCGCTACAAGCTCAACCTAGTCAAGAGGTAA
- a CDS encoding ERCC4 domain-containing protein — protein sequence MEFIVLVDTREHAQEVVRHIKEAGCRVLKTKLEAGDYVAGEYVFERKSVDDFVNSVIEGRVFEQAERLKSSGLKPVVVVEGDLWRELRYRRISPNAVLGALLALSSMGVGLVYTEDKAQTGVLVCLAARRAKKAAKAPAPKKKEADVRSLQIALLASLPGIGPRRAEELLKKYGTPLNALLNYKSWEVDSKSHTLIKRVLETPFDASNTLDDYLGP from the coding sequence GTGGAATTCATCGTCCTTGTAGACACTAGGGAGCACGCCCAGGAGGTAGTTAGGCACATCAAGGAGGCAGGGTGCAGGGTCCTCAAGACTAAGCTGGAGGCCGGCGACTACGTAGCCGGCGAGTACGTCTTTGAGCGGAAGAGCGTAGACGACTTCGTCAACTCGGTGATAGAGGGGAGGGTCTTCGAGCAGGCCGAGAGGCTCAAGTCCTCCGGGCTGAAGCCCGTCGTCGTGGTGGAGGGCGACCTCTGGAGGGAGCTTAGATATAGGAGAATTTCGCCAAACGCCGTGCTCGGGGCGTTGCTCGCCCTAAGCTCCATGGGCGTCGGGCTGGTCTACACAGAGGACAAAGCCCAGACAGGCGTGCTGGTCTGCCTCGCGGCGAGGCGGGCGAAGAAGGCGGCGAAGGCCCCCGCCCCGAAGAAGAAGGAGGCCGACGTGAGGAGCCTCCAGATAGCCCTCCTAGCCTCCCTCCCCGGCATTGGGCCGAGGCGCGCCGAGGAGTTGTTGAAGAAGTACGGCACGCCGCTAAACGCGTTGCTCAACTACAAGTCGTGGGAGGTAGATAGCAAAAGCCACACCTTAATAAAGAGGGTGTTGGAAACCCCCTTCGACGCCAGCAACACGCTAGACGACTACCTAGGCCCCTAA
- a CDS encoding 50S ribosomal protein L38e, which translates to MPKEVFLLALWRQFGEKAEEVRVKRYQDYVKLKARLAGYLYTIKLPPDKAEQVLAELKAKNIRVEEV; encoded by the coding sequence ATGCCCAAGGAGGTGTTCCTTCTGGCCCTCTGGAGGCAGTTCGGCGAGAAGGCCGAGGAGGTGCGGGTGAAGCGGTATCAGGACTATGTGAAGCTGAAGGCTAGGCTGGCTGGCTATCTCTATACAATCAAGTTGCCCCCAGACAAGGCTGAGCAGGTCTTGGCCGAGCTTAAAGCCAAGAATATAAGGGTTGAAGAGGTCTAG
- a CDS encoding 30S ribosomal protein S3 has translation MSVQQRRLPVYKKILEENKKKWMIKEFLEYRLSKYGYIDSEILKTPLGTRIVIYAERPSRIIGRKGAIVKEVSNILATKLGVENPQIDVIDVSKIEAPEMFPKVVAYRIANAMAKGVRFRRVMFAAIRQLTEAGAKGFEIVVSGKLSTERARFEKQTFGKLYKIGYDAKNRVRRAVVHVLLKPGIYGIEVRIAPASLQYSDEYKIKPPVRPEAAAQQQQQ, from the coding sequence ATGTCGGTTCAGCAGAGGAGGTTGCCCGTCTACAAGAAGATCCTTGAGGAGAATAAGAAGAAGTGGATGATTAAGGAGTTTCTTGAGTATAGGCTTAGCAAATACGGCTATATCGACTCCGAGATTTTGAAGACGCCGCTCGGCACGCGTATTGTCATCTACGCGGAGAGGCCCTCGAGGATTATCGGGAGGAAGGGCGCCATTGTGAAGGAGGTTAGCAACATCCTCGCCACGAAGCTGGGGGTGGAGAACCCCCAGATAGACGTAATCGACGTGTCGAAGATCGAGGCCCCCGAGATGTTCCCCAAAGTGGTGGCCTACCGCATCGCCAACGCCATGGCCAAAGGCGTCCGCTTCAGGAGAGTCATGTTCGCGGCTATTAGGCAACTGACGGAGGCAGGGGCCAAGGGGTTTGAGATTGTCGTCAGCGGAAAGCTCTCCACCGAGAGGGCGAGGTTCGAGAAGCAGACTTTCGGTAAGCTTTACAAAATTGGCTACGACGCAAAGAACAGGGTTAGACGGGCCGTGGTGCACGTCCTCCTCAAGCCGGGAATATACGGCATCGAGGTGAGGATCGCTCCGGCGTCGCTTCAGTACTCAGATGAGTATAAAATCAAGCCTCCGGTGAGGCCCGAGGCAGCCGCCCAGCAACAACAGCAGTAA
- a CDS encoding FaeA/PapI family transcriptional regulator: MPRRQTDKVFERKEQIIEFLKKYGELTTSRLIQLTGLSHSQIFYVLKLLEKENIIKEVKRGKIAYWKLVEAKEA; the protein is encoded by the coding sequence ATGCCAAGAAGGCAGACGGACAAGGTGTTTGAGCGCAAGGAGCAGATCATTGAATTTCTAAAAAAATACGGCGAGTTGACAACTAGCAGGCTGATACAGCTCACAGGTCTCAGCCACTCCCAGATCTTCTATGTCCTTAAGCTACTTGAAAAAGAAAATATAATAAAAGAGGTAAAAAGGGGAAAAATAGCCTACTGGAAACTAGTAGAGGCGAAGGAGGCTTAG
- a CDS encoding transcriptional regulator, giving the protein MHRDKAVGAVLMAVGIVGILLYGWLVFLSPWQMLILQLTAFVAVAAVLVILAWVGYALATTPPPKPIEEIEKEVQKALEEIEKQMKEEAQQTTQS; this is encoded by the coding sequence ATGCATAGGGACAAGGCAGTTGGGGCAGTCCTCATGGCCGTCGGAATTGTCGGTATTTTGCTCTACGGCTGGTTGGTATTCCTCTCGCCTTGGCAGATGCTTATACTACAACTCACCGCCTTCGTCGCAGTAGCCGCCGTGCTGGTCATTCTAGCATGGGTAGGCTACGCCCTAGCCACAACGCCTCCACCCAAGCCCATAGAAGAGATTGAGAAAGAAGTGCAGAAAGCGCTGGAGGAAATAGAGAAACAAATGAAGGAGGAGGCCCAACAAACCACGCAGAGCTAG
- a CDS encoding 30S ribosomal protein S19, producing MSSSKEQEAQKGKQGWITPAVIPPEEWATFRYRGKTLEELLNMPMDEFIKLLPARQRRSLKRGLKPEHRKLLEKIRKAKRLAAQGKKVVIKTHCRDMIILPEMVGLTIQVYNGITYIPVYISPWHIGHYLGEFALTTKIVQHGEPGLKATRSSLHIAAK from the coding sequence ATGTCCTCTTCGAAAGAGCAGGAGGCGCAGAAGGGGAAGCAGGGGTGGATTACGCCGGCGGTGATCCCGCCTGAGGAGTGGGCGACGTTTAGGTACAGGGGCAAGACGTTGGAGGAGCTCCTCAACATGCCCATGGACGAGTTCATAAAGCTACTGCCGGCTAGGCAGAGGAGGAGCTTGAAGAGGGGGCTTAAACCGGAGCACCGCAAGCTTTTGGAGAAGATAAGGAAGGCCAAGAGGCTGGCGGCTCAGGGGAAGAAGGTTGTTATTAAGACCCACTGCCGCGATATGATCATCCTCCCCGAGATGGTCGGCTTGACCATCCAGGTTTACAACGGCATCACGTACATCCCGGTGTATATCTCGCCTTGGCACATAGGGCACTACCTAGGCGAGTTCGCCTTGACGACGAAAATTGTGCAACACGGCGAGCCGGGCCTCAAGGCGACGAGGTCGTCGTTGCACATAGCGGCGAAGTAG